A stretch of the Mesorhizobium huakuii genome encodes the following:
- the arfB gene encoding alternative ribosome rescue aminoacyl-tRNA hydrolase ArfB, whose protein sequence is MPIDDNIIISGEAVIHPGDLHEDFIRSSGPGGQNVNKVATAVQLRFDAANAAGLSERVRARTIKLAGQRATKDGVIVIEAGRFRTQEQNRADARARLTALVAKAAEPPPPPRKKTRPSKGAVERRLKSKAGRGTIKKLRGRVEND, encoded by the coding sequence ATGCCGATCGACGACAACATCATCATATCGGGCGAAGCCGTGATCCACCCGGGCGACCTGCACGAGGATTTCATTCGTTCGTCCGGTCCCGGTGGCCAGAACGTCAACAAGGTGGCGACCGCCGTGCAGCTGCGCTTCGACGCCGCCAACGCGGCCGGCCTATCGGAACGCGTGCGTGCGCGCACGATCAAGCTTGCCGGCCAGCGCGCCACCAAGGACGGCGTCATCGTCATCGAGGCCGGGCGCTTCCGCACCCAGGAGCAGAACCGCGCCGACGCCCGGGCAAGGCTCACGGCGCTGGTCGCCAAGGCCGCCGAGCCGCCGCCGCCGCCGCGCAAGAAGACGCGCCCCTCGAAAGGCGCGGTCGAGCGGCGGCTGAAGAGCAAGGCCGGACGCGGTACGATCAAAAAGCTGCGCGGCCGGGTGGAGAACGATTAA
- a CDS encoding response regulator transcription factor, whose translation MATIALVDDDRNILTSVSIALESEGYRVETYTDGASALEGLAARPPNLAILDIKMPRMDGMELLRRMRQKSDLPVIFLTSKDDEIDELFGLKMGADDFIRKPFSQRLLVERVRAVLRRASAREAAAKAPSQQARSLERGQLVMDQERHTCTWKGEPVTLTVTEFLILHSLAQRPGVVKSRDALMDSAYDEQVYVDDRTIDSHIKRLRKKFKAVDDDFEMIETLYGVGYRFREA comes from the coding sequence ATGGCAACAATCGCGCTTGTCGATGACGACCGCAACATTCTGACGTCGGTGTCGATCGCCCTCGAATCCGAGGGATATCGCGTCGAGACCTACACGGATGGTGCGTCCGCGCTGGAAGGCCTGGCGGCACGTCCGCCGAATCTTGCCATCCTCGACATCAAGATGCCGCGCATGGACGGCATGGAACTGTTGCGCCGGATGCGCCAGAAGTCCGACCTGCCGGTGATCTTCCTGACCTCCAAGGACGACGAGATCGATGAATTGTTCGGCCTCAAGATGGGCGCCGACGATTTCATCCGCAAACCGTTCTCACAGCGCCTGCTGGTCGAGCGGGTGCGCGCCGTGCTGCGCCGTGCCAGTGCCCGCGAGGCTGCGGCAAAGGCGCCCAGCCAGCAGGCCCGCTCGCTCGAGCGCGGCCAGTTGGTCATGGACCAGGAACGCCATACCTGCACCTGGAAAGGCGAACCGGTGACGCTCACCGTCACCGAATTCCTGATCCTGCACTCGCTGGCGCAGCGTCCCGGTGTCGTAAAAAGCCGTGATGCGCTGATGGATTCAGCCTATGATGAGCAGGTCTATGTCGACGACCGCACGATCGACAGCCACATCAAGCGGCTGCGCAAGAAGTTCAAGGCTGTCGACGACGACTTCGAGATGATCGAAACCCTTTACGGAGTCGGATACCGGTTCCGCGAAGCGTAA
- a CDS encoding sensor histidine kinase: MAVEAQRTRPTGAARRPSRIMPSFVSKITVPMRRFLGHHIFSSLTRRILFLNLAGLAVLVTGILYLNTFRDGLIDARVESLMTQGEIIAGAIAASATVETDSISIDPEKLLELQAGESLGPGSDQLDNLDFPINPERVAPVLRRLISPTRTRARIYDRDANLLLDSRHLYSRGQILRYDLPPVEEEEPDLVERVQKFIFDFFRNTDLPVYREQPGGNGAAFPEVVKALTGSPSTIVRVSEQGEQIVSVAVPIQRFRAVLGVLMLSTEGGDIDKIVAAERKAILRVFGIAALVTAILSMLLASTIANPLRRLSAAAVRVRRGVKSREEIPDFSDRQDEIGNLSIAVRDMTNALYARIEAIESFAADVSHELKNPLTSLRSAVETLPLAKNDNSRSRLMDIIQHDVRRLDRLITDISDASRLDAELAREDAGTVDLKKFITDLVAVSRETTRNKKAVEIELKVAKLPQGVKGYFVAGHDLRIGQVVTNLIENARSFVPEDHGHISLSLARAGKFNILTVDDNGPGIRADNIDRIFERFYTDRPAGEAFGQNSGLGLSISRQIVEAHGGTLTAENIPGTKPGEIKGARFVVTLPAEA; this comes from the coding sequence ATGGCAGTGGAAGCACAGCGAACAAGGCCGACGGGCGCCGCCAGGCGGCCGTCGCGCATTATGCCGTCCTTCGTGTCGAAGATCACGGTGCCGATGCGCCGCTTCCTCGGCCACCACATCTTTTCCAGCCTGACCCGGCGCATCCTGTTCCTCAACCTTGCCGGCCTGGCTGTCCTGGTCACCGGCATCCTCTACCTCAACACCTTCCGCGACGGGCTGATCGATGCCCGCGTCGAAAGCCTGATGACGCAGGGCGAGATCATCGCCGGCGCGATCGCGGCGTCGGCGACGGTCGAGACCGATTCGATCAGCATCGACCCGGAAAAGCTGCTTGAGCTGCAGGCCGGCGAGAGCCTGGGGCCGGGCTCGGACCAGCTCGACAATCTCGATTTCCCGATCAATCCGGAGCGTGTCGCGCCGGTGCTGCGACGGCTGATCTCGCCGACCCGAACGCGGGCCCGCATCTATGACCGCGACGCCAATCTGCTGCTCGATTCGCGCCATCTCTATTCGCGCGGCCAGATCCTGCGCTACGACCTGCCGCCGGTCGAGGAAGAAGAGCCTGATCTCGTCGAGCGCGTCCAGAAATTCATCTTCGACTTCTTCCGCAACACCGACTTGCCTGTCTATCGCGAGCAGCCGGGCGGCAATGGCGCGGCTTTTCCGGAAGTGGTCAAGGCGCTGACCGGCAGCCCATCGACCATCGTGCGCGTCTCGGAACAGGGCGAGCAGATCGTTTCGGTGGCGGTGCCGATCCAGCGCTTCCGCGCCGTTCTCGGCGTCTTGATGCTGTCGACCGAAGGCGGCGACATCGACAAGATCGTCGCCGCCGAGCGCAAGGCGATCCTGCGCGTCTTCGGCATCGCGGCACTCGTCACCGCCATCCTGTCGATGCTTTTGGCCTCGACCATCGCCAACCCGCTACGCCGGCTGTCGGCGGCGGCGGTGCGGGTCAGGCGCGGCGTCAAGAGTCGCGAGGAGATCCCCGACTTTTCCGACCGCCAGGATGAGATCGGCAATCTGTCAATCGCCGTGCGCGACATGACCAACGCGCTCTATGCCCGTATCGAGGCGATCGAAAGCTTCGCCGCCGACGTGTCGCATGAGTTGAAGAACCCGCTGACGTCGCTGCGCAGCGCGGTGGAAACCTTGCCGCTGGCCAAGAACGACAATTCGCGCAGCCGGCTGATGGACATCATCCAGCATGACGTCCGACGGCTGGACCGCCTGATCACCGACATTTCCGACGCCTCACGTCTCGACGCCGAACTGGCGCGCGAAGATGCCGGGACGGTGGACCTGAAGAAATTCATCACCGACCTCGTCGCCGTGTCGCGCGAGACCACCCGCAATAAGAAAGCGGTCGAGATCGAGCTCAAGGTCGCCAAGCTGCCGCAAGGCGTCAAAGGCTATTTCGTCGCCGGCCACGATCTGCGCATCGGCCAGGTCGTCACCAATCTGATCGAGAATGCGCGCTCCTTCGTTCCCGAGGACCATGGCCACATCAGCCTGTCGCTGGCGCGCGCCGGCAAGTTCAACATCCTGACCGTCGACGACAATGGTCCCGGCATCCGCGCCGACAATATCGACCGCATCTTCGAACGCTTCTACACCGACCGGCCTGCCGGCGAGGCGTTCGGCCAGAATTCGGGCCTTGGCCTGTCGATCTCCAGGCAGATCGTCGAGGCCCATGGCGGCACGCTGACCGCCGAGAACATTCCCGGCACCAAGCCGGGCGAGATCAAGGGCGCGCGCTTCGTCGTGACGCTGCCGGCCGAAGCATGA
- a CDS encoding phosphoenolpyruvate carboxykinase, whose amino-acid sequence MSEVGKRNPACPIDRIGLKTTGMVRYNFGAAALYEEAIRRGEARLTAHGALVAETGQHTGRSPKDKFVVRDAATEAHVWWDNNKAISPAQFETLFADFLAHAADRDLYVQDLVGGADAELKLPTRVITEFAWHSLFIRNLLIRPDKAELEQFAPEMTIIDLPSFRADPARHGSRTETVIAVDLTRKIVLIGGTSYAGEMKKSVFTMLNYLLPEKGVMPMHCSANEGPAGDAAVFFGLSGTGKTTLSADPSRTLIGDDEHGWGPHGIFNFEGGCYAKTIKLSAEAEPEIFATTQRFGTVLENVVLDADGVPDFNDGRLTENTRCAYPLDFIPNASKTGRASHPKNIIMLTADAFGVMPPIARLTPAQAMYHFLSGYTAKVAGTEKGVTEPEATFSTCFGAPFMPRHPSEYGNLLRALIASHGADCWLVNTGWTGGAYGTGKRMPIKATRALLAAALDGSLKNGEFRTDANFGFEVPVAVPGVDSAILDPRSTWADKPAYDRQAARLVGMFAVNFEKFEPHVDATVMGAAPRMQEAAE is encoded by the coding sequence ATGTCGGAAGTCGGCAAACGCAATCCTGCTTGCCCGATCGATCGTATCGGCCTGAAAACCACCGGCATGGTGCGCTACAATTTCGGTGCGGCCGCCCTCTATGAGGAGGCGATCCGGCGCGGCGAGGCCCGGTTGACCGCGCATGGCGCGCTGGTCGCCGAGACCGGCCAGCACACAGGCCGTTCGCCCAAGGACAAGTTCGTCGTCCGCGACGCCGCCACAGAGGCGCATGTCTGGTGGGACAACAACAAGGCGATCTCGCCGGCCCAGTTCGAAACGCTGTTCGCCGATTTCCTTGCCCACGCCGCAGACAGGGATCTCTATGTTCAGGATCTGGTCGGCGGCGCCGATGCCGAGCTGAAACTGCCGACGCGCGTCATCACCGAATTTGCCTGGCACTCGCTGTTCATCCGCAATCTGCTCATCCGCCCGGACAAAGCCGAACTCGAACAGTTCGCGCCTGAGATGACGATCATCGACCTGCCGTCCTTCCGCGCCGATCCCGCCCGCCACGGCAGCCGCACCGAGACGGTGATCGCCGTCGACCTCACCCGCAAGATCGTGCTCATCGGCGGCACCTCCTATGCCGGCGAGATGAAGAAGTCGGTGTTCACCATGCTCAACTATCTCCTGCCGGAAAAGGGCGTCATGCCGATGCATTGCTCGGCCAATGAGGGGCCGGCCGGCGACGCCGCCGTCTTCTTCGGGCTTTCGGGAACCGGCAAGACGACGCTGTCGGCCGATCCGTCGCGCACGCTGATCGGCGACGATGAGCATGGCTGGGGCCCGCACGGCATCTTCAATTTCGAAGGCGGCTGCTACGCCAAGACAATTAAGCTGTCGGCCGAAGCCGAGCCGGAGATATTCGCCACCACGCAGCGCTTCGGCACGGTGCTGGAAAATGTCGTGCTCGACGCCGACGGCGTGCCGGACTTCAACGACGGCCGCCTCACCGAAAACACACGCTGCGCCTACCCGCTCGACTTCATTCCCAATGCCTCCAAGACCGGGCGCGCCAGTCATCCGAAAAACATCATCATGCTGACTGCCGACGCCTTCGGCGTGATGCCGCCGATCGCGCGGCTGACCCCGGCGCAGGCAATGTATCATTTCCTCTCCGGCTACACGGCCAAGGTGGCTGGAACCGAAAAGGGCGTGACCGAGCCCGAGGCGACGTTCTCGACCTGCTTCGGCGCACCGTTCATGCCGCGCCATCCGTCGGAATACGGCAATCTGCTGCGCGCGCTCATCGCCAGCCACGGCGCCGATTGCTGGCTGGTCAACACCGGCTGGACCGGCGGCGCCTATGGCACGGGCAAGCGCATGCCGATCAAGGCGACGCGCGCTTTGCTTGCCGCCGCCCTCGACGGCTCGCTGAAGAACGGCGAGTTCCGTACCGACGCCAATTTCGGCTTCGAGGTGCCGGTGGCCGTGCCTGGCGTCGACAGCGCCATTCTCGATCCGCGCTCGACCTGGGCCGACAAGCCTGCCTATGACCGGCAAGCGGCAAGACTGGTCGGCATGTTCGCCGTCAACTTCGAGAAATTCGAGCCGCATGTCGATGCTACCGTCATGGGTGCGGCGCCCCGCATGCAGGAAGCGGCGGAGTAA